In Mastomys coucha isolate ucsf_1 unplaced genomic scaffold, UCSF_Mcou_1 pScaffold5, whole genome shotgun sequence, one genomic interval encodes:
- the Mfap4 gene encoding microfibril-associated glycoprotein 4, translated as MKTLPALPLLLMLLSTPPPCAPQASGIRGDALEKSCLQQPLDCDDIYAQGYQEDGVYLIYPHGPSVPVPVFCDMTTEGGKWTVFQKRFNGSVSFFRGWSDYKLGFGRADGEYWLGLQNLHLLTLKQKYELRVDLEDFENNTAYAKYIDFSISPNAISAEEDGYTLYVSGFEDGGAGDSLSYHSGQKFSTFDRDQDLFVQNCAALSSGAFWFRSCHFANLNGFYLGGSHLSYANGINWAQWKGFYYSLKRTEMKIRRT; from the exons ATGAAG ACCCTCCCAGctctgccactgctgctgatgctGCTCTCCACGCCTCCCCCCTGTGCCCCACAAGCCTCCGGGATCCGGGGAGATG CTTTGGAGAAGTCCTGTCTTCAGCAACCCCTGGACTGTGATGACATCTACGCCCAGGGCTATCAGGAAGACGGCGTGTACCTCATCTACCCCCACGGCCCCAGTGTGCCGGTGCCCGTCTTCTGCGACATGACAACCGAGGGTGGCAAATGGACG GTTTTCCAGAAAAGGTTCAATGGCTCAGTGAGTTTCTTCCGGGGCTGGAGCGACTACAAGCTGGGCTTTGGCCGTGCTGACGGGGAGTACTGGCTGG GGCTGCAGAACCTGCACCTCCTGACACTGAAACAGAAGTATGAGTTGCGTGTGGACCTGGAAGATTTTGAGAACAACACAGCCTATGCCAAGTACATTGACTTCTCCATCTCCCCCAATGCGATCAGCGCTGAGGAGGATGGCTATACCCTCTACGTGTCTGGCTTCGAGGATGGCGGGGCAG GTGATTCACTGTCCTACCACAGTGGCCAGAAGTTCTCTACCTTTGATCGAGACCAGGACCTCTTTGTGCAGAACTGTGCAGCCCTCTCCTCAGGAGCCTTCTGGTTCAGAAGCTGCCATTTCGCCAATCTCAATGGCTTCTACCTAGGTGGTTCCCATCTCTCCTATGCCAATGGCATCAACTGGGCCCAATGGAAGGGCTTCTATTACTCCCTCAAGCGCACTGAGATGAAAATTCGTCGGACCTGA